A single region of the Nocardioides aurantiacus genome encodes:
- the recC gene encoding exodeoxyribonuclease V subunit gamma, with translation MPLLLHRAPRADALADGLAALLAEPPEDPFAPELVIVPARGVERWLSQRLSHRVGAAPGREDGLCAGVELRSPAGLVGEVLGTTDDDPWSPDALVWPLLQVVDEAAGEPWCQALSLHLGHEHEGEERELRRGRRYATARRLARHLAAYAVQRPSLLADWEAGRDTDGAGGVLDPDLTWQPELWRRLVARVGAPSPVVRHRQVCDALGSGELDPDLPTRISLFGHTRLPVTEVRLLAALGERREVHLWLPHPSPASWAALTDLAGSVAREDDPARRRVRHPLLASLGRDLRELQRSVQDVTPLDVTPAAPDPAGPEDTTLLGWLQADLAADRSPDEAARGRVLREDDRSVQVHACHGPARQVEVLREVLLGLLADDPTLEPRDVVVMCPDIEAYAPLVSAAFGMGEIGAHPGHRLRVRLADRSLTQTNPLLAVVERLLDLAGGRAEASVVLDLLATEPVRRRFGLTESDLETLTDWVEKAGVRWAFDGEHRRDFGLERFVQNTWRFGLDRVLTGVAVSDDADRYFGATLPLDDVGSTSIDLAGRLAETLDRVQRLAGALTGSHPVDHWLTTIGRAVEELTLVPRGEEWQTAQVHRELAQVLDASARSWTGDLELRLPDVRSLMAERLAGRPTRANFRTGTLTVATMVPMRSVPHRVVCLLGLDDGSFPRVGAVDGDDVLARRPLTGERDVRSEDRQLMLDAVVAATEHLVVTYTGAHETTGAPRPPAVPLGELLDAVELTVAGGRDHVLRSHPLQAFDQDNLVPPRPFSFDAAALAGARAAARTREAPPTLAGAVLPRPGGDVELAELSAFLRHPVRHFLRRRLEVALPDEGEEVTDGLPVDLDGLQQWQVGERLLADLLLGRTPGQARDREWRRGVLPPGRLGWDLAKRLADQALPVAELVDSVTQGQRATARDVDVDLGDGRRLRGTVTGIHGTRVVRHSYSRLGPRHYLDAWVPLLALCADSPGRGWTAGSVGRGRFRSQPTARAAFAPVEEATVRLRELVAIYDAGTAAPLPLPLKTGHAWAANPRAARPKAEAEWSRARFGPECEDEAHVRVWGADAPLSRLLEQRPLPGEEREGQTTRLGALATTLWRPVLDRARS, from the coding sequence GTGCCCCTGCTCCTCCACCGCGCGCCGCGGGCCGACGCGCTCGCCGACGGCCTGGCCGCCCTGCTGGCCGAGCCGCCCGAGGACCCGTTCGCTCCCGAGCTGGTGATCGTCCCGGCGCGGGGCGTCGAGCGGTGGCTCAGCCAGCGGCTCTCCCACCGGGTCGGCGCCGCCCCAGGACGCGAGGACGGCCTGTGCGCCGGCGTCGAGCTGCGCTCGCCCGCCGGCCTGGTCGGCGAGGTGCTCGGCACCACCGACGACGACCCGTGGTCGCCCGACGCACTCGTCTGGCCGCTGCTCCAGGTCGTCGACGAGGCCGCCGGCGAGCCCTGGTGCCAGGCGCTGAGCCTGCACCTCGGCCACGAGCACGAGGGCGAGGAGCGCGAGCTGCGGCGCGGCCGTCGCTACGCCACCGCGAGGCGGCTCGCGCGCCACCTCGCGGCGTACGCCGTGCAGCGCCCGTCGCTGCTCGCCGACTGGGAGGCCGGCCGCGACACCGACGGTGCCGGGGGAGTGCTCGATCCCGACCTCACCTGGCAGCCCGAGCTGTGGCGACGGCTGGTCGCCCGGGTGGGGGCGCCGTCGCCGGTGGTGCGGCACCGACAGGTCTGCGACGCGCTGGGCTCGGGTGAGCTGGACCCCGACCTGCCGACCCGGATCTCGCTCTTCGGCCACACCCGGCTGCCGGTCACCGAGGTGCGGCTGCTGGCGGCGCTGGGCGAGCGCCGCGAGGTCCACCTCTGGCTGCCGCACCCCTCGCCGGCGTCGTGGGCGGCCCTCACCGACCTCGCCGGGTCGGTGGCCCGCGAGGACGACCCCGCCCGGCGCCGGGTGCGCCACCCGCTGCTCGCCTCGCTCGGCCGCGACCTGCGCGAGCTGCAGCGCTCGGTGCAGGACGTGACCCCCCTCGACGTCACCCCCGCGGCCCCCGACCCGGCGGGGCCCGAGGACACCACGCTGCTCGGCTGGCTGCAGGCCGACCTGGCCGCCGACCGGTCCCCCGACGAGGCCGCCCGCGGCCGGGTGCTGCGCGAGGACGACCGCAGCGTGCAGGTGCACGCCTGTCACGGTCCGGCCCGCCAGGTCGAGGTGCTCCGCGAGGTGCTGCTCGGGCTGCTCGCCGACGACCCGACCCTGGAGCCCCGCGACGTCGTGGTGATGTGCCCCGACATCGAGGCCTACGCCCCGCTCGTCTCCGCCGCCTTCGGGATGGGCGAGATCGGCGCCCACCCCGGCCACCGGCTGCGCGTCCGGCTGGCCGACCGGTCGCTGACGCAGACCAACCCGCTGCTCGCGGTGGTGGAGCGACTGCTCGACCTGGCCGGCGGCCGGGCCGAGGCCAGCGTGGTGCTGGACCTGCTCGCGACCGAGCCCGTGCGCCGCCGCTTCGGGCTCACCGAGAGCGACCTGGAGACCCTGACCGACTGGGTCGAGAAGGCCGGGGTCCGCTGGGCCTTCGACGGCGAGCACCGCCGCGACTTCGGCCTCGAGCGGTTCGTGCAGAACACCTGGCGCTTCGGGCTCGACCGGGTGCTGACCGGCGTGGCGGTGAGCGACGACGCCGACCGCTACTTCGGCGCCACGCTGCCCCTGGACGACGTCGGCTCCACCAGCATCGACCTCGCCGGCCGGCTGGCCGAGACCCTCGACCGGGTGCAGCGCCTGGCCGGGGCGCTCACCGGCAGCCACCCGGTCGACCACTGGCTGACCACGATCGGTCGCGCGGTCGAGGAGCTCACGCTCGTGCCCCGGGGCGAGGAGTGGCAGACCGCGCAGGTCCACCGCGAGCTCGCCCAGGTGCTCGACGCCAGCGCCCGGTCCTGGACCGGCGACCTCGAGCTGCGGCTGCCCGACGTGCGCTCGCTGATGGCCGAGCGGCTGGCCGGGCGCCCCACCCGCGCCAACTTCCGCACCGGCACCCTCACCGTCGCCACCATGGTGCCGATGCGCTCGGTCCCCCACCGGGTGGTGTGCCTGCTCGGGCTCGACGACGGCTCGTTCCCCCGCGTCGGGGCGGTCGACGGCGACGACGTGCTCGCCCGGCGACCGCTCACCGGGGAGCGCGACGTCCGCAGCGAGGACCGCCAGCTGATGCTCGACGCCGTGGTCGCGGCCACCGAGCACCTCGTCGTGACCTACACCGGTGCCCACGAGACGACCGGCGCCCCCCGTCCTCCCGCGGTGCCGCTCGGGGAGCTGCTCGACGCGGTGGAGCTCACCGTCGCGGGTGGGCGCGACCACGTGCTGCGCTCCCACCCGCTGCAGGCCTTCGACCAGGACAACCTGGTGCCGCCGCGACCGTTCTCCTTCGACGCCGCCGCCCTCGCCGGGGCCCGCGCCGCGGCCCGGACGCGGGAGGCGCCGCCCACCCTGGCCGGGGCGGTGCTGCCGCGTCCGGGGGGTGACGTCGAGCTCGCCGAGCTGTCGGCCTTCCTGCGCCACCCGGTCCGCCACTTCCTGCGACGGCGGCTCGAGGTGGCCCTGCCCGACGAGGGCGAGGAGGTCACCGACGGGCTGCCCGTCGACCTCGACGGGCTGCAGCAGTGGCAGGTGGGGGAGCGGCTGCTGGCCGACCTCCTGCTGGGCCGCACCCCGGGGCAGGCCCGCGACCGCGAGTGGCGCCGGGGCGTGCTGCCGCCCGGGCGCCTCGGCTGGGACCTCGCCAAGCGGCTGGCCGACCAGGCGCTCCCGGTCGCCGAGCTGGTCGACTCCGTCACCCAGGGCCAGCGGGCGACCGCACGCGACGTCGACGTCGACCTGGGCGACGGCCGCCGGCTGCGCGGCACGGTCACCGGGATCCACGGCACCCGGGTGGTGCGCCACAGCTACTCCCGGCTCGGTCCGCGGCACTACCTCGACGCCTGGGTCCCGCTGCTGGCGCTGTGCGCCGACAGCCCCGGCCGCGGCTGGACCGCGGGCTCGGTGGGGCGGGGTCGCTTCCGCAGCCAACCGACCGCCCGGGCCGCCTTCGCCCCCGTCGAGGAGGCGACCGTCCGGCTGCGCGAGCTGGTCGCGATCTACGACGCGGGCACCGCCGCGCCGCTGCCGCTGCCGCTCAAGACCGGCCACGCCTGGGCCGCCAACCCGCGCGCGGCGCGACCCAAGGCGGAGGCCGAGTGGTCGCGGGCGCGGTTCGGACCGGAGTGCGAGGACGAGGCCCACGTCCGGGTCTGGGGCGCCGACGCCCCGCTCTCGAGGCTGCTCGAGCAGCGCCCGCTGCCGGGCGAGGAGCGCGAGGGACAGACCACGCGGCTCGGCGCCCTCGCCACCACGCTGTGGCGACCCGTCCTCGACCGGGCGCGGTCGTGA
- a CDS encoding PH domain-containing protein, protein MSTTEPAEDPFAAPDATTDAGSVSGDAPVLRLRPPRHRVSSRAPVMWALGSLFGDLLVLAALLVVRWFDWFDLAWWVWALLGVNVVVGVVVSPLVRYRVHRWESTDSAVYTQSGWLSLERRIAPMAKVQTVDVEQGAFARLLGLATVTVTTASAAGPVKIEGIESATADRLVAELTRRTTAEAGDAT, encoded by the coding sequence GTGAGCACGACGGAGCCTGCCGAGGATCCCTTCGCCGCCCCGGACGCCACCACCGACGCCGGGTCGGTGTCCGGCGACGCCCCCGTCCTGCGGCTGCGTCCCCCGCGCCACCGTGTCTCCTCCCGCGCGCCGGTGATGTGGGCACTGGGCTCGCTGTTCGGCGACCTGCTGGTGCTGGCGGCGCTCCTGGTCGTGCGGTGGTTCGACTGGTTCGACCTGGCCTGGTGGGTCTGGGCCCTACTGGGCGTCAACGTCGTCGTCGGCGTCGTGGTCTCGCCGCTCGTGCGCTACCGGGTGCACCGCTGGGAGAGCACCGACTCGGCCGTCTACACGCAGTCGGGCTGGCTCTCCCTGGAGCGCCGGATCGCGCCCATGGCCAAGGTGCAGACCGTCGACGTCGAGCAGGGCGCCTTCGCCCGGCTCCTCGGGCTGGCCACCGTCACCGTCACGACCGCCTCGGCCGCCGGGCCGGTGAAGATCGAGGGGATCGAGTCGGCCACCGCGGACCGGCTGGTGGCCGAGCTGACGCGGCGCACCACCGCCGAGGCGGGCGACGCGACGTGA
- a CDS encoding PH domain-containing protein, with protein MTEPPVPGPVPEQPWRRLDTKMLLVHPVQQVLRFLPVLVGLLVVGGSRGTWWQAAGVVVPILLGVATYFSTRFRITPDQLELRRGLVQRTTLSARLDRVRSVEVTAPLIHRLLGLTQVRISTGSAAVTGDDGFALDGLAASEARELRALLLHRSEAVPDQPAAVAAPPAGDAAADVPVPPTPAAEPDEVLLRFDPRWARFAPLTASGAVIASAVAAIGSQGMDALGIDPVTDLGLDERLGDVRVLPLVGVGLLVFLVLTAVSGVLGYLVTNWGFTLTRDRQGRSLQVRRGLTTTSETSVEIARVRGARLTEPIGLRLTGAAGTEALLAGGSVLSGGTATVAPAAPRAVALATAARVLGHRGLEAPLRPHGPAARRRRLLRAVVGAAVPTAALVVAAALDRLPWWPAVTAVVVLLPLGVALGTDRYRRLGHALVEDHLVVRWGTVSGRHVALHTGGIIGWNLRQTWFQRRAGLATLVATTAAGGQSLEVLDVPADLAVALADAATPGLLTPFLAA; from the coding sequence GTGACCGAGCCGCCGGTGCCGGGCCCGGTCCCCGAGCAGCCCTGGCGCCGCCTCGACACCAAGATGCTGCTGGTGCACCCCGTGCAGCAGGTGCTGCGGTTCCTGCCGGTCCTGGTCGGCCTGCTCGTCGTGGGCGGGTCGCGAGGGACCTGGTGGCAGGCCGCCGGCGTCGTGGTGCCGATCCTGCTGGGCGTCGCGACCTACTTCTCCACCCGGTTCCGGATCACCCCCGACCAGCTCGAGCTGCGTCGCGGCCTGGTGCAGCGCACCACGCTCAGCGCGCGGCTCGACCGGGTCCGCTCGGTCGAGGTCACGGCGCCCCTGATCCACCGGCTGCTCGGCCTCACCCAGGTCAGGATCAGCACCGGCAGCGCCGCGGTGACCGGTGACGACGGCTTCGCGCTCGACGGGCTCGCGGCCTCGGAGGCGCGTGAGCTGCGCGCGCTGCTGCTCCACCGCTCCGAGGCCGTCCCGGACCAGCCCGCCGCGGTCGCCGCTCCCCCGGCCGGGGACGCTGCCGCCGACGTGCCCGTGCCCCCGACCCCGGCGGCCGAGCCCGACGAGGTGCTGCTGCGCTTCGACCCGCGCTGGGCCCGGTTCGCGCCGCTGACGGCCTCGGGGGCGGTCATCGCCAGCGCCGTCGCGGCGATCGGCTCCCAGGGGATGGACGCGCTGGGCATCGACCCGGTGACCGACCTCGGGCTCGACGAGCGGCTGGGCGACGTACGCGTGCTGCCCCTGGTGGGCGTCGGACTGCTCGTGTTCCTGGTGCTGACCGCGGTGTCGGGGGTGCTGGGCTACCTCGTCACCAACTGGGGCTTCACCCTCACGCGGGACCGGCAGGGCCGCTCGCTGCAGGTGCGCCGCGGCCTCACCACCACCTCGGAGACCAGCGTCGAGATCGCGCGCGTGCGCGGCGCCCGCCTGACCGAGCCGATCGGGCTGCGGCTCACCGGCGCCGCCGGCACCGAGGCCCTCCTCGCGGGCGGGTCGGTGCTCTCCGGCGGCACCGCGACCGTGGCCCCCGCGGCGCCGCGCGCGGTCGCGCTGGCGACCGCCGCGCGGGTCCTGGGCCACCGCGGCCTCGAGGCGCCGCTGCGCCCCCACGGCCCGGCCGCCCGCCGCCGGCGGCTGCTGCGCGCGGTCGTGGGCGCCGCCGTGCCGACCGCCGCCCTCGTGGTGGCGGCCGCGCTCGACCGGCTGCCGTGGTGGCCCGCGGTGACGGCCGTGGTGGTGCTGCTGCCGCTCGGCGTCGCGCTCGGTACCGACCGCTACCGCCGGCTCGGGCACGCCCTGGTGGAGGACCACCTCGTGGTGCGCTGGGGCACCGTCAGCGGTCGCCACGTCGCGCTGCACACCGGCGGCATCATCGGCTGGAACCTCCGGCAGACCTGGTTCCAGCGCCGCGCCGGGCTGGCCACGCTGGTCGCGACCACGGCCGCCGGCGGCCAGTCGCTGGAGGTGCTCGACGTGCCCGCCGACCTCGCCGTCGCCCTGGCCGACGCGGCGACCCCGGGGCTGCTCACGCCGTTCCTGGCCGCCTGA
- a CDS encoding SDR family oxidoreductase — protein MAPHRQTILITGASSGLGAEMARQFAARGHDLALCARRTDKLDALRAEIAASHPGRRVEVRALDVTDDDQVFAVFRAFAADFGSIDRVVVNAGLGKGAALGTGRYDANRETAMTNFVAALAQSEAAMEIFRAQGRGHFVMVSSMSAMRGMPKSMTTYAATKAGAAHLAEGLRTELYGTDIKVSVIYPGYISSEMNDQVDPSKVRGMVSTEVGVRAMVEAIEKEKASACVPPLPWAPMGVVMRHAPLPVLKRLI, from the coding sequence ATGGCACCCCACCGACAGACCATCCTGATCACCGGCGCGAGCAGTGGGCTCGGCGCCGAGATGGCCCGGCAGTTCGCCGCCAGGGGCCACGACCTGGCGCTGTGCGCGCGGCGTACCGACAAGCTCGACGCGCTGCGCGCCGAGATCGCCGCCTCCCACCCCGGGCGCCGCGTCGAGGTGCGGGCGCTGGACGTGACCGACGACGACCAGGTGTTCGCGGTGTTCCGGGCCTTCGCCGCGGACTTCGGCAGCATCGACCGCGTCGTGGTCAACGCCGGCCTGGGCAAGGGCGCGGCGCTGGGCACCGGCCGCTACGACGCCAACCGGGAGACCGCGATGACCAACTTCGTCGCCGCGCTCGCACAGTCCGAGGCGGCGATGGAGATCTTCCGCGCCCAGGGCCGCGGTCACTTCGTGATGGTGAGCTCGATGTCGGCGATGCGCGGGATGCCGAAGTCGATGACGACGTACGCCGCGACCAAGGCCGGTGCGGCGCACCTGGCCGAGGGGCTGCGCACCGAGCTGTACGGCACCGACATCAAGGTCAGCGTGATCTACCCCGGCTACATCTCCTCGGAGATGAACGACCAGGTCGACCCGAGCAAGGTGCGCGGGATGGTCTCCACCGAGGTGGGCGTGCGCGCGATGGTCGAGGCGATCGAGAAGGAGAAGGCCTCGGCGTGCGTGCCGCCGCTGCCGTGGGCGCCGATGGGCGTGGTGATGCGGCACGCACCGCTGCCCGTGCTCAAGCGGCTCATCTGA
- a CDS encoding MarR family winged helix-turn-helix transcriptional regulator — MSNLVSEDSRWTDAWEQTSSLLALRELTRLSEQVAPAVANRAGLTHNELRTLEHLVEGPMGPGELSRVLGVSSAASSGIIDRLEARGHARRVSHASDGRRTSVTISDSGRAEVVGHLMPMFRQLAELDAGLTGAEREVVTRYLRGASAAMRRVT, encoded by the coding sequence GTGAGCAATCTAGTGAGTGAAGATAGCAGGTGGACAGACGCCTGGGAGCAGACCTCCTCGCTGCTGGCGCTGCGGGAGCTCACCCGGCTCTCCGAGCAGGTCGCCCCGGCGGTGGCCAACCGGGCCGGGCTGACGCACAACGAGCTGCGCACGCTGGAGCACCTGGTGGAGGGTCCGATGGGTCCCGGCGAGCTGAGCCGCGTGCTCGGCGTCAGCTCGGCCGCCTCGTCGGGCATCATCGACCGGCTCGAGGCCCGCGGGCACGCCCGGCGCGTCAGCCACGCCAGCGACGGTCGTCGTACGTCGGTGACGATCAGCGACTCCGGCCGCGCCGAGGTCGTCGGCCACCTGATGCCGATGTTCCGCCAGCTCGCCGAGCTCGACGCCGGCCTCACCGGCGCCGAGCGCGAGGTGGTCACGCGCTACCTGCGCGGTGCCTCGGCGGCGATGCGTCGGGTGACGTAG
- a CDS encoding MMPL family transporter, whose amino-acid sequence MATLRRFLVNRASFLVGLLLLVLGALTIAGLGQATRDSAVDDALPAGTDSTRAAQVRDTLPQEEGSTAIALFTRDDDGELDDAQVDALREAVAGLDVDRVEVPDGPQALVAAEDGTAAISVLPVRATDATGTAAAVGELRDALDAAVPDGVEAQVTGPAGIQADLAAVFDGADVRLLATTAGVVAILLVITYRSPVLWLVPLSVVGIADQTAAVLATRALKELGVPWDESTTGILSVLVFGAGTNYALLLISRYRDELRSHEDRYEAMRLALRRTAEAVFASATTVVVGVLCLALSLVPTTRGLGIACAVGIVVAVVFVLGALPGLLVACGRWVFWPKVPHVGTASLAEGHSLWRRVGDAVARRTALFAVGTVVVLAVLASGLGAARLGLPTVEQFLQTPEAISAGERLAESFPAGSSDPATVVTRDPGAARSALDGLEGVQSVAPGGEGDGWTELSVVLADAPDSEAAEATVERMREALAGQPSTYVGGATAEAVDLADASARDRLVIFPLVLLLVLGALLLLLRAVVAPVLLVLTVLATYAAALGVGWWVFSGLLGFSGIDQGMPLLAFLFLVALGVDYNIFLVTRTREEARLHGPREGMLRALAATGGVITSAGVLLAAVFAVLGVLPLVVLAQLGVVICIGVLLDTLLVRTVLVPSLALLLGDRFWWPRRVGPDHAAQRADDVVASGSRS is encoded by the coding sequence GTGGCCACCCTCCGTCGGTTCCTCGTGAACCGCGCCAGCTTCCTCGTCGGCCTGCTGCTGCTCGTGCTCGGCGCCCTCACCATCGCCGGCCTGGGCCAGGCGACCCGCGACAGCGCGGTCGACGACGCCCTGCCCGCCGGCACCGACAGCACCCGCGCCGCCCAGGTGCGCGACACGCTGCCCCAGGAAGAGGGCTCGACCGCGATCGCGCTGTTCACCCGCGACGACGACGGCGAGCTCGACGACGCCCAGGTCGACGCGCTGCGCGAGGCCGTCGCCGGCCTCGACGTCGACCGGGTCGAGGTGCCCGACGGACCCCAGGCGCTGGTCGCCGCCGAGGACGGCACCGCCGCCATCAGCGTGCTGCCGGTCCGCGCCACCGACGCGACCGGCACGGCCGCGGCCGTCGGCGAGCTGCGCGACGCCCTCGACGCGGCCGTGCCCGACGGCGTCGAGGCGCAGGTCACCGGCCCGGCCGGCATCCAGGCCGACCTCGCCGCCGTCTTCGACGGCGCCGACGTCCGGCTGCTCGCCACCACCGCGGGCGTGGTCGCGATCCTGCTCGTCATCACCTACCGCAGCCCGGTGCTGTGGCTGGTCCCGCTGAGCGTCGTCGGCATCGCCGACCAGACCGCCGCCGTCCTCGCGACCCGGGCGCTCAAGGAGCTCGGCGTCCCCTGGGACGAGTCGACCACCGGCATCCTCTCGGTGCTCGTCTTCGGCGCCGGCACCAACTACGCGCTGCTGCTGATCTCCCGCTACCGCGACGAGCTGCGCTCCCACGAGGACCGCTACGAGGCGATGCGGCTCGCGCTGCGGCGTACGGCCGAGGCGGTCTTCGCCAGCGCCACCACCGTCGTGGTGGGCGTGCTCTGCCTGGCGCTGTCCCTGGTCCCGACCACGCGCGGCCTCGGCATCGCGTGCGCGGTGGGCATCGTCGTCGCCGTCGTGTTCGTGCTCGGTGCGCTTCCCGGCCTGCTCGTCGCGTGCGGCCGCTGGGTGTTCTGGCCCAAGGTGCCCCACGTGGGGACCGCCTCGCTGGCCGAGGGCCACTCGCTGTGGCGCCGGGTCGGCGACGCGGTGGCGCGGCGTACGGCGCTCTTCGCCGTGGGCACCGTCGTCGTCCTCGCCGTGCTCGCCTCCGGCCTCGGCGCCGCCCGGCTGGGACTGCCCACGGTCGAGCAGTTCCTGCAGACCCCCGAGGCGATCTCGGCCGGTGAACGCCTGGCCGAGTCCTTCCCCGCCGGCAGCTCCGACCCCGCGACCGTCGTCACCCGCGACCCCGGGGCGGCCCGGTCCGCCCTCGACGGCCTCGAGGGCGTCCAGTCGGTGGCCCCGGGCGGCGAGGGCGACGGCTGGACCGAGCTGAGCGTCGTGCTCGCCGACGCCCCCGACTCCGAGGCCGCGGAGGCGACGGTGGAGCGGATGCGCGAGGCCCTCGCCGGCCAGCCCTCGACCTACGTGGGTGGCGCGACGGCCGAGGCCGTCGACCTCGCCGACGCCTCCGCGCGCGACCGGCTGGTGATCTTCCCGCTGGTGCTGCTGCTCGTGCTCGGCGCCCTGCTGCTCCTGCTGCGGGCGGTGGTCGCGCCGGTGCTGCTCGTGCTCACCGTCCTGGCGACGTACGCCGCGGCGCTGGGCGTCGGCTGGTGGGTCTTCTCCGGCCTGCTCGGCTTCTCCGGCATCGACCAGGGGATGCCGCTGCTGGCGTTCCTGTTCCTGGTCGCGCTAGGCGTCGACTACAACATCTTCCTGGTCACCCGGACCCGCGAGGAGGCCCGGCTGCACGGCCCCCGCGAGGGCATGCTGCGCGCGCTGGCCGCCACCGGCGGCGTCATCACCAGCGCGGGCGTGCTGCTGGCGGCGGTCTTCGCGGTGCTCGGCGTGCTGCCGCTGGTGGTGCTCGCCCAGCTGGGCGTGGTGATCTGCATCGGCGTGCTGCTCGACACGCTGCTGGTCCGCACCGTGCTGGTGCCCTCGCTCGCGCTGCTCCTGGGCGACCGCTTCTGGTGGCCGCGCAGGGTCGGTCCGGACCACGCGGCACAGCGCGCCGACGACGTCGTCGCGAGTGGTTCGCGCAGCTAG
- a CDS encoding histidine phosphatase family protein, whose protein sequence is MGQLLLVRHGQASWDADDYDVLSPTGWDQGRVLGRALASRGVVPDVVLRGSMRRHRETAEAALGELPGAPAAADVSVDPAWDEFDHVAVLDGMPQPETGPPAEAPTDKRGYQALLETALESWMDPAHADRYPEPFAAFTARVGEVLRRTTEDGAPGTTAVVTSGGVIAWVTASLLADGDPEVATRLWRKLNVVCVNSGLTRLVVGRRGTTLVTFNDHAHLDGLPELTTYR, encoded by the coding sequence GTGGGCCAGCTGCTGCTCGTCCGCCACGGCCAGGCCTCCTGGGACGCCGACGACTACGACGTGCTCTCCCCGACCGGCTGGGACCAGGGCCGGGTCCTGGGCCGGGCGCTGGCCTCGCGCGGCGTCGTCCCCGACGTGGTGCTGCGCGGCTCGATGCGCCGCCACCGGGAGACGGCCGAGGCCGCCCTGGGTGAGCTCCCGGGTGCCCCCGCGGCCGCGGACGTCTCCGTCGACCCCGCGTGGGACGAGTTCGACCACGTCGCGGTGCTCGACGGCATGCCCCAGCCGGAGACGGGGCCGCCGGCCGAGGCCCCCACCGACAAGCGCGGCTACCAGGCGCTGCTCGAGACGGCGCTGGAGTCGTGGATGGACCCGGCGCACGCCGACCGCTACCCCGAGCCGTTCGCGGCCTTCACCGCGCGCGTCGGCGAGGTGCTGCGGCGTACGACGGAGGACGGCGCGCCGGGCACCACGGCCGTCGTCACCTCCGGTGGCGTGATCGCCTGGGTGACCGCGAGCCTGCTCGCCGACGGCGACCCCGAGGTCGCCACCCGGCTGTGGCGCAAGCTCAACGTCGTCTGCGTCAACTCCGGCCTGACCCGACTGGTGGTCGGCCGACGGGGCACGACGCTGGTCACCTTCAACGACCACGCACACCTCGACGGGCTGCCGGAGCTGACGACCTACCGCTGA
- a CDS encoding phosphotransferase family protein: protein MSEQGTTLEGASPVREEDAFDLDAVRRWLAEQGTELGQEVEVQQFGGGASNLTYSLRDGHHDLILRRPPAGQKAKGAHDMTREHRVQEGLAGVFPLVPRMIALCTDESVIGADFYVMERVDGVIPRRDFPPGLDLDEAQVRQLCTNALDVLVELHAVDVDQTPLAAMNKGDGYVERQVSGWSRRFRDARTDDVGDYEEVMGWLEEHRPADVGHCLIHNDFRFDNLVLDRDDPTRVVGVLDWEMATVGDPLMDLGGTLGYWVQADDDDFFLQFRRQPTTAPGMLTRQEVVDYYLERTGRTLTPEQWRFYEVFGLFRLGVIAQQIYYRYFHGQTTNEVYAGFGPAARYLEQRCRAIIAAG from the coding sequence ATGAGCGAGCAGGGGACCACGCTGGAGGGCGCCAGCCCGGTGCGCGAGGAGGATGCCTTCGACCTCGACGCCGTACGCCGCTGGCTGGCCGAGCAGGGCACCGAGCTGGGCCAGGAGGTGGAGGTGCAGCAGTTCGGCGGTGGCGCCTCCAACCTGACCTACTCGCTGCGCGACGGCCACCACGACCTGATCCTGCGCCGGCCCCCGGCCGGCCAGAAGGCCAAGGGCGCCCACGACATGACGCGCGAGCACCGCGTCCAGGAGGGACTGGCGGGGGTCTTCCCCCTGGTGCCCCGGATGATCGCGCTCTGCACGGACGAGTCCGTGATCGGCGCGGACTTCTACGTCATGGAGCGCGTCGACGGCGTCATCCCGCGGCGCGACTTCCCACCCGGCCTCGACCTCGACGAGGCGCAGGTGCGGCAGCTGTGCACCAACGCTCTCGACGTGCTGGTCGAGCTGCACGCCGTCGACGTCGACCAGACGCCGCTGGCGGCGATGAACAAGGGCGACGGCTACGTCGAGCGCCAGGTCTCGGGCTGGTCGCGCCGCTTCCGCGACGCCCGCACCGACGACGTGGGTGACTACGAGGAGGTGATGGGCTGGCTGGAGGAGCACCGCCCCGCCGACGTCGGGCACTGCCTGATCCACAACGACTTCCGCTTCGACAACCTGGTGCTGGACCGCGACGACCCCACCCGCGTGGTGGGCGTCCTCGACTGGGAGATGGCCACGGTCGGCGACCCGCTGATGGACCTCGGCGGCACGCTGGGCTACTGGGTGCAGGCCGACGACGACGACTTCTTCCTGCAGTTCCGGCGCCAGCCGACGACCGCGCCGGGGATGCTGACCCGCCAGGAGGTCGTCGACTACTACCTCGAGCGCACGGGCCGCACCCTGACGCCCGAGCAGTGGCGGTTCTACGAGGTCTTCGGGCTGTTCCGGCTCGGCGTCATCGCCCAGCAGATCTACTACCGCTACTTCCACGGCCAGACCACCAACGAGGTGTACGCCGGCTTCGGTCCCGCGGCGCGCTACCTCGAGCAGCGCTGCCGCGCGATCATCGCGGCCGGCTAG